Proteins from one Deinococcus misasensis DSM 22328 genomic window:
- a CDS encoding tRNA(His) guanylyltransferase Thg1 family protein produces MKKANMKKADLDTRMRQREVYHNLTLVPGMWTVVRLDGRSFSRFTLQHFQKPFDERFRDAMVCTARTLMQDLHGLYGWTSSDEISVLLPPEWNGFGRSIEKLLSLSASLASSTFSLQVGQAAQFDSRIWLGATLDDVLDYFMWRQEDSARCALQGWAYWTLRNTGQSTRQATQTLESTDAAFKNEMLFQYGINFNETPLWQRRGIGLSWQEVLKTGFNPVTQQEVKTTRRVLTTHETLPMKQEYRLWLDEQVQNI; encoded by the coding sequence CACAACCTGACCCTCGTGCCGGGCATGTGGACGGTGGTGCGTCTGGATGGGCGCAGTTTTTCACGTTTCACCTTGCAGCACTTTCAGAAGCCCTTCGATGAACGCTTCAGGGATGCCATGGTCTGCACCGCACGCACCCTGATGCAAGACCTGCATGGGCTGTATGGCTGGACCTCCAGCGATGAAATCTCTGTGTTGCTGCCTCCAGAGTGGAACGGATTCGGACGGTCCATCGAGAAATTGCTGTCCCTGAGTGCCAGTCTTGCCTCCAGCACTTTTAGTTTGCAGGTGGGACAGGCAGCGCAGTTTGACAGCCGAATCTGGCTGGGAGCCACTCTGGATGATGTGCTGGATTATTTCATGTGGCGTCAGGAGGACAGTGCCCGGTGTGCCCTGCAAGGCTGGGCGTATTGGACCCTCAGAAACACTGGCCAGAGTACACGTCAGGCCACCCAAACCCTTGAAAGCACCGATGCTGCATTCAAAAACGAAATGCTTTTTCAATATGGCATCAACTTCAATGAAACCCCACTCTGGCAGAGAAGAGGCATCGGACTTTCATGGCAGGAGGTTCTCAAGACAGGCTTCAACCCGGTCACGCAACAGGAGGTGAAAACCACCCGAAGGGTTCTGACCACCCATGAAACTTTGCCCATGAAGCAGGAATACCGGCTCTGGCTTGATGAACAGGTGCAAAACATTTGA
- a CDS encoding MBL fold metallo-hydrolase, with the protein MIHFSILGEPAQDNAALVTVNTSQSIHRLLFDCGEAVLNRVSYSEVQAIDHVFFSHLHMDHISGFDSYFRANFNRTSKENHIWGPPDTARILQHRFQGFWWNHAADLEALWVVHDVHEDHIQSTRFLAREAFSVAHDAGIRPHNGTLLDHEAYTVQAIPLSHHGVSLGYRVQEKPKTNINMPRLTEMGLKSGAWIQHLKNKNFQESTLTIDGTEHSTEELRAALLTEKEQGSLAYITDLLIDEQALQSLAPFLNGVQTLICESQFHPDDLALAIKNHHTTPELAATLARDAGVKELVLFHVSQRYRADLWLDMLEKARAVFPATRFADHWNLD; encoded by the coding sequence ATGATTCACTTTTCCATTTTGGGTGAACCTGCCCAGGACAATGCAGCTCTGGTGACGGTGAACACCAGCCAGAGCATTCACCGTTTGCTTTTTGATTGTGGCGAGGCTGTGCTGAACAGGGTTTCTTATTCTGAGGTGCAGGCAATTGACCATGTGTTTTTTTCGCACCTGCACATGGACCACATCTCGGGCTTTGACAGCTATTTTCGAGCGAATTTCAATCGGACCAGCAAAGAGAACCACATCTGGGGACCTCCTGACACTGCACGCATCTTGCAACACCGGTTTCAGGGCTTCTGGTGGAACCATGCTGCAGATCTGGAAGCCCTCTGGGTTGTGCATGACGTGCACGAAGACCATATCCAGAGCACCCGTTTTCTTGCCCGAGAGGCTTTTTCGGTGGCCCATGATGCAGGCATCCGACCGCACAACGGCACCCTTCTGGACCACGAAGCCTACACGGTCCAGGCCATTCCCCTGTCCCACCATGGGGTGTCTCTGGGTTACCGGGTGCAGGAGAAACCCAAAACCAACATCAACATGCCCAGACTGACCGAAATGGGCCTCAAATCTGGTGCATGGATCCAGCACCTGAAGAACAAAAACTTTCAGGAATCCACCCTGACCATCGACGGCACCGAACACAGCACCGAAGAACTGCGTGCCGCCCTCCTGACCGAAAAAGAACAGGGGTCTCTGGCCTACATCACCGACCTTCTGATCGATGAACAAGCCCTCCAGAGCCTTGCGCCTTTTCTGAATGGGGTGCAAACCCTGATCTGCGAAAGCCAGTTTCACCCTGACGATCTGGCTCTGGCCATCAAAAACCACCACACCACCCCTGAGCTTGCTGCCACCCTTGCCAGAGATGCAGGGGTCAAAGAACTGGTGCTCTTCCATGTGTCCCAGCGCTACAGGGCAGACCTCTGGCTGGACATGCTGGAGAAAGCCAGAGCGGTGTTTCCAGCCACCCGTTTTGCAGACCACTGGAATCTGGATTGA
- a CDS encoding UbiA family prenyltransferase produces MQRWLTYQKERFPLLAHFPLVLLTSWCVLSFASPEPVKIGTLLLVTLLILGLFFQLRVFDEFKDYEEDKTYRPYRAVPRGLITLRELRNVGLFVAGFQLTATYSWNYPSLTLLLVCWIYMVLMGKEFFNPEWLKKQPLLYMLSHLPIVALIQMYAASFVWDLDFPPATWVLALVSLSGGALLEYGRKIRPPEKEEHGVQTYSALWGIPRALMTWFLAGSFGVFALGFAGGGWWVLSVFYGLMFPYALISALRKSALWLKFVELFSAIWIVLMYLALARFP; encoded by the coding sequence ATGCAACGCTGGCTCACGTACCAGAAAGAGCGGTTTCCGCTGCTGGCACATTTTCCTCTGGTCTTGCTCACCAGTTGGTGTGTGCTGTCTTTCGCCAGTCCAGAGCCTGTGAAAATCGGCACCCTTTTGCTGGTGACCCTCCTGATTCTGGGTTTGTTCTTTCAACTGCGGGTTTTCGACGAATTCAAAGATTACGAGGAGGACAAAACCTACCGCCCTTACCGCGCCGTGCCCAGAGGCCTGATCACCCTGCGTGAACTCCGCAATGTGGGACTTTTCGTGGCCGGGTTCCAACTGACCGCCACCTACTCTTGGAATTACCCCTCACTGACTTTGCTTCTGGTTTGCTGGATTTACATGGTCCTGATGGGCAAGGAATTCTTCAATCCAGAGTGGCTGAAAAAACAGCCTTTGCTGTACATGCTCTCCCACCTGCCCATTGTGGCCCTGATTCAGATGTATGCCGCCAGTTTTGTGTGGGATCTGGATTTTCCACCTGCCACCTGGGTGCTGGCTCTGGTCAGCCTGTCCGGTGGGGCTTTGCTGGAATATGGCCGCAAAATCCGACCTCCTGAGAAAGAAGAACATGGGGTGCAAACCTACAGCGCCCTCTGGGGCATTCCCAGAGCCCTGATGACGTGGTTTCTGGCCGGAAGCTTTGGGGTGTTCGCTCTGGGTTTCGCTGGAGGTGGATGGTGGGTTTTGTCGGTGTTTTACGGTCTGATGTTCCCTTACGCCCTGATTTCGGCCCTGAGGAAATCTGCCCTCTGGCTCAAATTCGTTGAACTGTTCAGTGCCATCTGGATTGTGCTGATGTATCTGGCGCTTGCGAGGTTTCCATGA
- a CDS encoding MarR family winged helix-turn-helix transcriptional regulator: protein MSDPQTPSTLPFAGLEDLLCFDVYATSRLITRAYQPLLEKVNLTYPQYLVMVLLWEGQEHTVKTLGQRLELDSGTLSPLLKRLEQMGLIVRQRLKHDEREVGITLTDLGCQKQEEARDIPEQVACLMCLTPEQIQQLQEQLRTLRSVLKQASQPE from the coding sequence ATGTCCGACCCGCAAACCCCATCCACGCTGCCTTTTGCAGGTCTGGAAGACTTGCTGTGCTTTGATGTATACGCCACCTCGCGCCTGATCACCCGGGCTTATCAACCGTTGCTGGAAAAAGTGAACCTCACCTATCCGCAGTATCTGGTGATGGTTTTGCTCTGGGAGGGTCAGGAGCACACCGTCAAAACGCTGGGGCAACGTCTGGAACTGGACTCGGGCACCCTTTCCCCTCTGCTCAAACGGCTGGAACAGATGGGCCTGATTGTCCGACAGAGGCTCAAACACGATGAACGGGAAGTGGGCATCACCCTCACCGATCTGGGTTGCCAGAAACAGGAGGAGGCCCGTGACATTCCCGAGCAGGTCGCCTGCCTGATGTGCCTGACCCCTGAGCAAATCCAGCAGTTGCAAGAACAACTCAGGACGCTCAGGTCGGTGTTGAAGCAAGCATCACAGCCAGAATGA
- a CDS encoding OsmC family protein: protein MTVKSAEATWNGTLKEGKGHLKLESGVYEGGYNFAGRFENGKGTNPEELIAAAHSGCYTMFLSALLSGKGLNPEHLHTTAKVHLGEGPTVTKIELFLEAQVSGISEEDLRATAQEAKEKCPISKLLAAVPEMTLDIKIL, encoded by the coding sequence ATGACTGTCAAAAGCGCAGAAGCCACCTGGAATGGAACCCTCAAAGAAGGCAAAGGTCACCTCAAACTGGAAAGCGGCGTCTACGAAGGCGGCTACAACTTTGCGGGTCGTTTTGAAAACGGCAAAGGCACCAACCCCGAGGAACTGATTGCCGCTGCACACTCTGGCTGCTACACCATGTTCCTGTCTGCCCTCCTGAGCGGAAAAGGCCTCAACCCCGAGCACCTGCACACCACCGCCAAAGTGCACCTCGGCGAAGGCCCCACCGTCACCAAAATCGAACTCTTCCTGGAAGCCCAGGTCAGTGGCATCTCCGAAGAAGACCTGCGTGCCACCGCACAGGAAGCCAAAGAGAAATGCCCCATCTCCAAACTGCTGGCCGCTGTCCCTGAAATGACTCTGGACATCAAAATCCTGTAA